The window ACACCTGAATGCGTATGACCCTTATGTATTTTCTTCCTCGCATGGTGAAAGTATAGCGCATTGCCAAATAGCCCGGAAAGGATCCATATCGTATTCGGATAAAAGAAAGAGAGCACGACAAAAGCAAACGAATAAAAGTACATCTTTCTATACAGAAACCATAACACCCCCAACAAGCAGGCAGACCAGTTCCAACTCGGAAAACGGGTATTACCGATGTTTCGCTCATATAGATTAACGTAGTATTCCGTGCGCTTTTTGTCTGCTTCCGGTTCATTTGGTTTCCGTTGGACAAACGCCTTTATTTCCGCAGGGGTGAGGTAAGTGTTTTTCATCACTAAAAGGGGCTTTGCATATTGTTTTTTGGCCTAATACATGCTATATTTAAGATGTTATGGAAGAAAAAGGAAAAAGGCTACTGCAAAAGCGCAAATTGTTGACTCCAGAGCAATACAGGGTATGTCGTCAAAAGGGAACAGAGCCCGCCTTTAGCGGCAAATATTGCAATCACCACGAAAAAGGCAAATACAAATGTACTTTCTGTGGCGCGCCGCTTTTTTCAAGTGATACCAAATACGATTCCGGTACAGGTTGGCCCAGTTTTAGCAAACCGGTTGCAGACGATGCCCTTATTACTGCGGAAGACCATTCTTTTGGCCTAGAGCGTACAGAAGTCATGTGCAAAAAATGTGGCTCGCATATGGGACATGTATTTAAAGATGAACCCGATACCGAAAAGAAATCACCTACAGGCATCCGTTATTGTGTAAACTCTTTAGCGCTCGAGTTTGAAGCCGAAAAGTAAGGTTACTAGCTCGTCTTGCGCATTCTCGGCAAAAACAAACTCAACAGAACACTCACGCCTACAATAATGACAAGCATTGATAATGCGTAGGTGAATTGCTCTGTCGTATAAATTCTAACGCCATGCTCGTTCATGGCGCCATCCCATTTAATATCCAGTCTAAAGCCAACCAAATGCTGGATAATAGCGCCTCCTAACATATTAAAGGTGTTAACAAAACCGATAATTAAGCCGGTATTGTAGGTTGTTGCCCCGGAAACTGCTCCGGTGAAGCACATCATCTCTGCTCCACCGCAGAAACCGATAAGCAGTAGCGCTACCGATAGTGTAATTGCGCCCATCGCTGGCCCGTACAAGATCATAGAATAAAGCACGAATAGTGAGATTATGCAGATCCGTATGCCCAGGTTCAGGATGCCTTTTTTCTCACAATATCCGGGCATGATAAGGCAACCAATAGCAAGCCCCACGTAAAGGAGCATAATAATTTGGGCCGCCTGGCCTTTTTCGAAGCCAAATTTTGTAATAAAGAAGGCCGTTCCCCAAAGGTCTGCTAATACGGACAAGGGTGCATATAGGCCGATAGAAAGAAGCGCAAAGAGCACCACACGCCAGGTCGTCATGACTTGTCCAATTTGCTTAAACAGCCTTTCAAACGAGAAATTTTTTTCGTGCGGCACGTCTTGCGCATAACGTGGAAGTAGCTTGTAGGCTATCAAAAATATAGCCAACCCTACTGCCGAACATACTACGACGGCGTTTCGCCAATGGGTGGCTTCTACGAGCAGGACTAATGGCTTACCCGCGGTTAAGGCTCCAAATGTGCCGAGTGTCAGGGTTGTTCCGATAAAAAACCCGCGCTTGCCGGGCGCAAAATGGTCTGCCGCCACTTTGAGGGCTCCCATAAACGCGCTCGCTGAGCCTGCTCCTATCAACAGTCGGCTTAATTGCGCAACCCACACTTCCTCTGCCAACCCAAACAGAAATGAGCCAATTGTGCACACAGCAATTGAGAATAGAATCACTTTTCGTACCCCTACCCTGTCTAACAGTATACCAAGGGGGATTTGTAATAAGGAATACGCATATAGGTAATAAGCCCCAAAGGTGCTAAATTGCTCCGCGGTTAAGGTAAACTCGTGCCGCAATTCTTCTACCATCACGCCGGGAGTAACCCGCAAGACGTACTGGAATAAATAAAATATAGAAATGGCAGCCCAAGCAAAAAATGCCTTTCGATCTTTCCTGGAAGATTGTGTATTACTCACTTAAACAGTAAATCAAAGCTCGTTAGCAGAGTCAATTTCGGTTTACATATCGAAGCTGTCGGGCAATAACTCGCTTATCTTCGTTCGCCAAATCTTATCTTTTGTTGCGTTAGATAAAATAATAGGAATATCCTTTATCGTTTCAGCAATCACCTGCCGACAAGCTCCACAGGGCGTTACAACCTCTTTAAATGCGTTGTCTTTACTCGATGCTATTATCGCAAGCAGCTTAAAGTCTCTTAGCCCCTGAGAATAGGCGCTAAAGATGGCGGAACGTTCCGCGCAATTTGTCAGCCCATAAGAAATGTTTTCAACATTTACACCGGTAATGATTTGGCCATCAGCGCATAGCAAAGCTGCCCCAA of the Verrucomicrobia bacterium CG1_02_43_26 genome contains:
- a CDS encoding peptide-methionine (R)-S-oxide reductase — encoded protein: MEEKGKRLLQKRKLLTPEQYRVCRQKGTEPAFSGKYCNHHEKGKYKCTFCGAPLFSSDTKYDSGTGWPSFSKPVADDALITAEDHSFGLERTEVMCKKCGSHMGHVFKDEPDTEKKSPTGIRYCVNSLALEFEAEK
- a CDS encoding cytidine deaminase, which translates into the protein METVTINELSPTEKEILSAAESAKQNAYCPYSHFSVGAALLCADGQIITGVNVENISYGLTNCAERSAIFSAYSQGLRDFKLLAIIASSKDNAFKEVVTPCGACRQVIAETIKDIPIILSNATKDKIWRTKISELLPDSFDM